The Gossypium arboreum isolate Shixiya-1 chromosome 2, ASM2569848v2, whole genome shotgun sequence region AACATGTCAGGGAGCAAGCTTGATTGCACAACCTGAAAGACAATATAATAATGAAAAACAATACTGGTTTTAAGCCCAGGAACCCGAGTAAAGCTGGCTGAGTAACTCACGTTAGCTACTTCTTCACTAGAAGGCCAAATATCCCTGAAAAAGATCTCTTTTCCATCTTTCCCCTTACCAATAGGCtccttctcaaaatcaatatcTACCTGCAATGTTGCTTGTAATGAGAGAGAAGCTTGATATTCAGAAGATAAAAAAGTATatgaagaaagaaaggaagaaagagGTCCAAAAAATAAGCTTCCAAATATGATAAACAAGAAGAAATCATATTTGCAGTGATCCAGATAGTGATATGAAGCCACATACAGTGCCAGCTAGAGAATAAGCAACCACGAGTGGAGGAGAAGCAAGATAATTAGCCCTTGTCAAAGGATGAACACGTCCTTCAAAGTTTCTATTTCCTGATAACACAGCTGCAGCAACCATATCTGGAAGCATGTACAAAGCAGTAAAAAGTCAGCTTCAAACATTCTCATGGAAAGACGACAATGTATATTCTCATAAAAGAATTTACCATTTTCAGAGATAGCCGATGCCACAGATTCATCTATATCTCCTGAATTCCCAATGCATGTAGTGCATCCATACCCAACTATATGGAACCCTAATTGATTCAAGTACTTCTGCAAGCCACTGAAGTGCATTCCTCAGTTAGCAATATGAAATAAAGAAGAATGTTTATCGTATGGCGTCTATACATATTATGAAAATCACCTCTTCTGCAAGTATCTGGTTACAACCCCAGAGCCTGGAGCTAGACTTGTCTTAATCCACGGCTTGACCTGTCAAAAGTAAAATCCAAAAATATGACAACAAAGCTTATTGCTCAGAAGATAATACTGATATGATTATTCAGGCAGGAGAAACAAACATCCAGAAAATCCAGGTTGATGTATCAATTTAAGTATAGCAAAAGAAAATTTCATCTTTTTCCATCAAATGATTTGCTATGTTAGAGGGAATAACATAAAAGATAAACTGCTAGCCTTTTGACCAAACAAGAATAGGAATCATATCAAATGTATAATTGTTGCATGACACTTTCAAGAGTTTTTCATACCCATAGTTTTCACACACATAAACAGACAGTCTAAGTGGCAATAAACAAAGAAACAACATTGCAACAAATCAAGGGCCACTTTACTAGTTGATCTATACATTTAACTTTCTCATTATCAATTAGTTCACTGGTGAGAAGATTCATATGCAGACATAGAAGGTGAAGGAGGGAGAGCCTACCTCCAATCCTAATTCACAAGCCTTCTTTGCAGCCACAGCTGCTCCAAGCATTACACTAGGATTTGACGTATTTGTGCAACTAGTAATAGCTGCTATAACCACATCTCCATGCCTCAGCTCTGCAGGAGTCCCATGGAATGAAAACTTTGCAACCTTGTTCTGAGATTCCTTTGGTATAGCAAATCCCTGTAATGAGAGAATGTAGGTCATGTGAACATAGGGAAGAGAAAAGGAGGGACAAATACAGGTTATTTAACAGTTCTGAGCTCACAAACTGAAAGAAACTGCATAGAAAATTTCTTATTCAGTAATATATATAAATCCTAAGCCATTTCATATTATGTAAGTTCATTGTCACTAATCAGCACATATTATCTTTAACATCAAAATGTTAGCATGTCCACAGAAGCAACTAAACAGAAGTATATTACAGAGTCTAACCTAAATTATAGAGATCATACCTTGAATCCAACTCTGTTGTCTAAGCAAGCATGCCAATCTGCTTTCATTTCTTGCAAAGGAACTCGATCATGCGGCCCGCAATACAGTAGTCGAATTCAGACATGCCACATTTGGAATATTAGAAATAAGACAGTTGTTCATGTTACAAAAGGTTCCAATTTTAATGTCTAGAAAACTTTTACCTCTTGGGCCCTGATATACAGGGTTCAACATCCTCAAGTTTCAGTTCCAAGTAAGAAGAGTACACTTTCTCAATCTGAGGCTGAGGTCAGAGAAAAATTCTCAGTAAGTAACTGAATGCTGAACATTTTTGAACAAACTATAGAAGAAAGACCATATGGTGTATACTTTCCTCGTTGTAGTCTACAAACATCTTAGTAGTCCGTAAATAGGATTCTATCATAGCAATCTACATTTTTGCAATAAGTCAGTAAATCAAGGGTCAATAGATCAATTGAAACAAAGATACACACCAAGGACTTACAGTCTCATCACTTCTACCAGTCAATTGTAGATATTGCAGAGTGAGATGATCCACAGGGAAAAATCCCATGGTTGCACCATAGTCAGGAGACATGTTGGCAATAGTGGCACGGTCAGCTAATGACAATTCACCCATGCCTTCTCCTGTATATAGAAGTGGAAGGAAATATCTACGTTAAGCAGCACAGAAACAATGAATCTGTATTAAAATAGAGGCTGAATTGAAGACTCTACCATAGAATTCCACAAACTTGCCAACAACCCCATGCTTCCTTAGCATTTGAGTAACTGTCAACACCAAATCAGTAGCCGTCACACCATCTCTCAGTTTTCCTAATAGTTTAAACCCAACAACACCTGGCAAGACCATGCTCATGGGCTGCATTCAAAACCACAAGCATTCAATCATTAACTAAGGGGTTTTCTGGCAAACTAGTAATTTCCAAATTAAAAGTTCACCCTTCCAGCTACGTCAAGAGAAAGAAGAAACTAATTAATCCCAATTGGACACTTAGCCACACATATAGCTCCTCAGTGttttctctttttctcccttTGTATCCTGCACCTACTTTTGTAACAGAGGAACCTAACAGTAAGTAAATTACCTGGCCAAGCATGGCAGCTTCCGCTTCTATACCACCAACACCCCAGCCAGCAACACCCAATCCATCGATCATAGTTGTATGCGAATCTGTTCCAACAACACTATCAGGGTAAAGGATGCCATTTCTGTTGAAAACGACTCTTCCAAGATATTCTAAATTGACCTGTAAATCAAGATTACAGAAACTTGGTTTGAGAACACAAAGATGCCTGGCAAATACATGTATTCTGTGTCCATGCTAAACCAAGCTCGTCATCAGTAACAGTATGTGATTCCTTCTCCCTTCCTTGAAACTATAATTGATTATATGCAAGAATAAAGGCATTTATTTTATTACAGGCACTCAATAACGAATTATGTCCTCGTCACGTAATGTAAAAACTGTCTGTTACCTGATGTACTATTCCCAATCCAGGAGGAACAACAAGCATGTTATCAAATGCATTTGAACCCCACTTGAGAAAAGCAAatctttctttgtttctttgaaaTTCAAGTTCCATGTTTGCCTGCACTGCATCTTCGGATCCTGCTACATCAACCTGAACTGAGTGGTCGATAACAAGATCTACAGGAACCTGcacaaataataattttcatcatATACAATTTTTAAAACAGTGTTAAAGGTATTTACAAAATGAACAACTCAATAAGAAACATAGATTTGATCAGTCTGATAGCACCCAGAAGGATAAGAATATAACTAACCAACGGATTAATTTTGTTAGAATCACCCCCAAGCTTGTTCATAGCATCTCGCATGCAGGCAAGATCAACAACAGCGGGAACACCAGTAGCATCCTGACATAAAGAGAAAACTATTACAAACTTGCTTGGGAATCTCAACTATCATTAAACAAAGTCACCACTGTAAAATTCCAGATTCAGAGCAGACCTGAAGCAGCACTCGAGCTGGCATAAACGGAATCTCAACTTGCTTGGGAGATGTGTTCTCCCAGTCAATGATCTTCTCAACATCCTTACTCTTAACTTGAAACTCATCGCAGTTGCGTATTGCAGATTCAAGCAGTATTTTAATACAGTAAGGAAGTTTATCTGTGCCATCAATAAAAAATCAACCAAAATCTAAAACAGGCCTTGTTTGGTTAAAGTCTTAAAGAGAAAACACGAGAAAACAATCAAAACAGAGAACAGAGCTATAGATTTCCATCAAACAATTCTTCTACTTAATAAAATAAGCTGACAAAATTGAATTATCAGTGAACAACCTACAGAGTAACTTAAAAACACATTGATCCATTTCATTTAATTTGTTCTCTTATCGTTTATCGACAACCAAACAAAACAAGCGAAATTCAAAATCTGAAAACACacagaaccaaaaaaaaaaaagggaactgACCGATCCTTGGATCATTGAGAGCAGGTAAACAATAGTATTTTCCAAATTCACCACCATCTGGCTTCTCCAATGTCTTCAAAATGGTATTGAACGCATTTTGAGCagctaaaaattaaatttcacattaaaaaattatataaaaagaaaTGCAAAATAGAAGTAAAATCAGGAGATTGAGCAAAAATAACTAACAACCGGTACATTTTCAAATCATATAAAAAGCGAAAATATGAAACAATGAATTTAGAAATGAAAGCAGGTATTCTTATAGTACCCATTATCCAAGGAAATGTTTTATTGATGAAATCAAAATCGAAAGAGAGTCCTTCTTTAGAGGGGTTTTGATATTAGCAGGTGATACTTCCGTTTTTTCTATGAGATATAAATATAATTCTCTTTATATGGAAATAAAACGGTAAACTGTATTCAATATTCACTAATTTAGTACCTGAACTTAACACTttttaatttggtacctaatcttttgggccaaatttgatacttgaatttggttttttcttaatttagtaccaaaatttattaaatgttatacaaATTATGCAAATCACTAACAATGTTAATTTTTTTGGTATGCTACAAAAATATTGTCAAGATTAGAAGAAATTCATGTTTAAAAATAGATATTGAGCTATGCTCaacaaattaatattaaataaggaaaagtatttttaaaacccataattaaaagaaatttattattttcaattaataaaataaataaataaataaataaataaaactaaaagtaattgaacatataaaataaaaaaatattatatcatCATCACATATTGGTCATACATTGATTATTTTTGCTACCTCATAAAAAGATATAACATTGTTAGTATATGGGAGTAATTTGTAAAATGTTTGACAAGTaccaaatcaaaaaaaaaaagattaagtaCCAAATTAGAAAAAAGAGTTAAGTTCAGTACCAAATTGGACCCTAAAAAGTTTAAGTACCAAATTGGATAAAGaaaaaatttaagtaccaaattaGAAACACTTGTTAAGTTTAGGTACTAAATATTATATTAAGCCTAATGATGTTTTGATACGGTACGtactattttcttattattaatttttattacaatttttattttaatattttaaagaaaattttgctcaagcgGTGGGTTCGTGCTTGGCTTATGGCTGGCTGGCAGCCTGCTACTTCGGCCTTATCCGTTTAACTTCGTTTAATGCTAAAAATATAGGcaaatttattattattgaaaattAATACTACAGAtaaattaaacttttaatttttatattttttatctattttattttatattaaatctagttctagaattttaaaaatttcgaaTTTGATCAAcgttaaaaattcaatttaatgttttctaatgaaaatataatttaaaatttaaaatattaaatattaaaattgcatggtgttaatttttgaatttttatgaaatttatatgtatatatattttaaaatttaaatattttaattttataatataaatattcaaattaCTTATTACAATATTAAAAACGTAATTATAAACAgattaaattaagtaaaaatagtGTTTTAGAAATGGTTGCCTGAAATTATGAGTAagtcaaatttgaaatttatatatttttataaacatttttaccaattaatattatatttaaattcagATTAAGGACGGATTCAAGGGCTGGTACGAGTCCAGTCtttctaaaataaattttttatttaggtctctttataatttaaaattaataatgataaaattagacTTTAAacctctaaaataaaaaatttaatttaattatttaaatgataaaatataaactattaaaattataaaattatatttttaccactgcacaaatatataatttaattttaaccctTTTAAAATTGAAAACTATGTCAACAATGTGAAAATTTAATggtaaaatgaataaataaacaaaaaaaaggaactaaattaaaagaggtttgactttgattagttgaaattcaGACAGAGATTTTTTGTTATTTGAACGGATCTGTGTCTGAAGGAGAAGTTGTTGTTTTCGGACAGAAAAATTAACCAAAAAAGCAAAAGTGAAATATTAATGATaattaaactaatatttattattataaatacagTTAAAATCATACGTAAATTAGATTAGACTCGATGATGAAATGAAAGACCCTTTacataaataatatttttgattggccaaaaaataatatttttcataataaatttattaattattattgaattaatttccAAGTTATGTCAAAATTCCCTTTATCGTCATCCATAAAAAAAGTAGATTTCCAATTCTTAAACCCTGTAATTTTTGTGGGTCAGAGGAACCTTTTTTCCATCCCAATTTTCAACTCAACAATTTTTATACCCTAAACCAAGGAAAAAGGGGAACAAAAAACATAAAGGAATGGATTTTTATGGGCACCCATATCGTTTTTCTTTGTCTTCATTTTCATTGTTAAGTGATTTCATTGAAAAAGTGAAAGATTTTTTCAATTTCGCTGTCTCTGCCATCATTGGAAACATTTTCTCTGCGATCTTAACTTTCTTCTTTGCATTAGGTTTGGTTTCTTTTCTCTATTTCGCTTCAATTTTTCCTTCAAATATTTTCTTGGAATTTTAATTTGCTCGATTCTTGATCTATTTACGACTCTTGATTTCGTTGTTTTGCTATGAATTTAATCTGGGGTTCTTTTGTATCTTTTAATTTTCTATTTCGAATATAAACATCATGTTCATGTTGCTGTTCTAATTTTGTTCGAAATACATGTTTGGTTTCTTAGAATTTAATGTGTAAAAAAGCATTTTGATGCCTGAGATTAAACCTGTTATGCTTGAATTTAGATCAAACAGATTAACAATTTTGTCTTACAGTTGGTACATTGTTAGGAGCCATGACTGGGGCTTTGATAGGACAAGAAACCGAGAGTGGTTTCGTTCGAGGGGCTGCGGTCGGGGCTATATCCGGAGCCGTTTTCTCCATCGAAGTCTTCGAATCATCTCTTCTTCTTTGGCAATCTGACGAATCCGGGATCTTATGTTTGCTTTACTTGGTGAGCAAGTTTCATTTATTCCCTGGTTTTTCAGTCGATCCTTGTAGGCAAATCTAACTTGTTTTATTGCAATTTTGCAGATTGATGTCATTGCAAGCCTTTTAAGTGGAAGGCTTGTTCGAGAACGTATCGGTCCAGCAATGCTGAGTGCCGTTCAAAGTCAGGTAACGGTCTTACTTTTCATGCTCGAAAAACTATGGTTCCATCGAATCgcaatttgtttatgattttggtTTCTTGTTATCAGATGGGAGCTGCTGAAACAACTTTCGAGAATGTCCAAAACATATTTGATACTGGTAGTGTTAGAGGATTGGCTGGAGATTTAGTTGAAAAAATCCCTAAGATAACAATCCGAAGCAATGACAACGTAGATGCTTCCGGGGAGAAAGTTTCATGTTCAGTTTGCCTTCAGGTTCGACTAGAccattactttttttttcttaaaaccaAGTTACACAACAAACCTATTCTATTGACATTTAGAGTTCTCCCTTACAGGACTTTCAGTCCGGAGAAACAGTTCGAAGCTTGCCGCAATGTCATCACATGTTTCACTTGCCTTGTATAGATAAGTGGCTTCTTAGTCATGGTTCTTGTCCATTATGCAGAAGGGATCTATTTTTGTAAATTATACGATTTATACGTagctatttatatattttatttataccgTTGGTTCGTGTAATTGCTAATCGAATGTTTTCCTACTTTGTCTCTCTAACTATTCCACATTCATTGTGGGATTGAACATTGTACTTAATTTAACTCTTTTGTGTAAAAGTTCCAATTTACAGTTCCAAAACTTCGACTTACCTATCTGGCTATGTTGACTCCTCTTTTCTGCAAATGATGGTATTGGTATTTTAGTTCACAATAGGTT contains the following coding sequences:
- the LOC108456604 gene encoding aconitate hydratase, cytoplasmic-like, giving the protein MAAQNAFNTILKTLEKPDGGEFGKYYCLPALNDPRIDKLPYCIKILLESAIRNCDEFQVKSKDVEKIIDWENTSPKQVEIPFMPARVLLQDATGVPAVVDLACMRDAMNKLGGDSNKINPLVPVDLVIDHSVQVDVAGSEDAVQANMELEFQRNKERFAFLKWGSNAFDNMLVVPPGLGIVHQVNLEYLGRVVFNRNGILYPDSVVGTDSHTTMIDGLGVAGWGVGGIEAEAAMLGQPMSMVLPGVVGFKLLGKLRDGVTATDLVLTVTQMLRKHGVVGKFVEFYGEGMGELSLADRATIANMSPDYGATMGFFPVDHLTLQYLQLTGRSDETIAMIESYLRTTKMFVDYNEESIHHMPQIEKVYSSYLELKLEDVEPCISGPKRPHDRVPLQEMKADWHACLDNRVGFKGFAIPKESQNKVAKFSFHGTPAELRHGDVVIAAITSCTNTSNPSVMLGAAVAAKKACELGLEVKPWIKTSLAPGSGVVTRYLQKSGLQKYLNQLGFHIVGYGCTTCIGNSGDIDESVASAISENDMVAAAVLSGNRNFEGRVHPLTRANYLASPPLVVAYSLAGTVDIDFEKEPIGKGKDGKEIFFRDIWPSSEEVANVVQSSLLPDMFKATYQAITKGNPMWNELCVPSSNLYAWDSTSTYIHEPPYFKDMTMSPPGPHGVKDAYCLLNFGDSITTDHVSPAGSIHKDSPAAKFLLEHGVDRRDFNSYGSRRGNDEVMARGTFANIRLVNKLLEGEVGPKTIHIPTGEKLSVYDAAMRYNTAGQDTIILAGAEYGSGSSRDWAAKGPMMLGIKAVIAKSFEQIHRSNLVGMGIIPLCFKPGDDADTLGLTGHERYTINLPNSVSEIRPGQDVTVATDTSKSFSCTVRFDTEVELAYFNHGGILQYVIRNLVGSKQ
- the LOC108481355 gene encoding NEP1-interacting protein-like 1 isoform X1; translated protein: MDFYGHPYRFSLSSFSLLSDFIEKVKDFFNFAVSAIIGNIFSAILTFFFALVGTLLGAMTGALIGQETESGFVRGAAVGAISGAVFSIEVFESSLLLWQSDESGILCLLYLIDVIASLLSGRLVRERIGPAMLSAVQSQMGAAETTFENVQNIFDTGSVRGLAGDLVEKIPKITIRSNDNVDASGEKVSCSVCLQDFQSGETVRSLPQCHHMFHLPCIDKWLLSHGSCPLCRRDLFL
- the LOC108481355 gene encoding NEP1-interacting protein 2-like isoform X2, with the translated sequence MDFYGHPYRFSLSSFSLLSDFIEKVKDFFNFAVSAIIGNIFSAILTFFFALGAMTGALIGQETESGFVRGAAVGAISGAVFSIEVFESSLLLWQSDESGILCLLYLIDVIASLLSGRLVRERIGPAMLSAVQSQMGAAETTFENVQNIFDTGSVRGLAGDLVEKIPKITIRSNDNVDASGEKVSCSVCLQDFQSGETVRSLPQCHHMFHLPCIDKWLLSHGSCPLCRRDLFL